ACCACCAAGAATTGTTATACGACGATGAGACATTCTCTGGAAACCAATGCACCATATTGAACTTCCTGACTGaaatagcaaaagaaaaattatcatATCAAATTTTTCAAACTGTAAACCTTAAGAGAAATCCACACCCAAAACAATCTGTTGAGACATCCTTATAAACCCAACGTCCCAGCCCTCACTAACGGCTCGCTTACAAACCCCTAACACCTCTAATCTGCTAGATACAGTCTTAGGCTAGATATAGTAGACGTATAGCTAAGAGTTGAGCAGCTAAACTTTTTCAAAGCTTATCATTGACACACTAAAAGACAATTTATGAAGTAGTGTAAGTGTATGAATATGCTTACACTAGAAAAAATCTGAAGATATGCACGGGGTCCTAAGACCATTGATGCACCACCAGCAAAGCTCAAACTAACTTGGGGAAAGACATCAACGTCACTGCAACATGGAGATCTTTTTAGCACTTAAGCATAGGAGATAATAGcttcttatatatacatacacatgaGAAGAACTTTACCCAGCTGTGATTTCAAAGCATTGGTAACTCTCATAGGTAATGGGACGCCCGTACTGCGAAACAGCATTTGCAACCTGCAGGTTGAACGTTTtataaatcttcttttttgtaagGTCTAATAACATATATCGTCTACATCGAATTGTAATTTCATTCCAAAAATGTAACATTTGAGGACAGATACTTTCAACAATGGCAAAAACTACTGAATATGGTATACACGGTTTGGTGACTGAAAAAGCTGAAGGTGAactgaggaagaaaaaaacactcaCAGCTTGGATGAATGGACTATAAGCTTCGTCGGGAAGATAAGCAAGAGTCGTTCCCGTATCAATTATCGTTCCATCACCAGTGGCTATTGTGAAAACAGATGGATCAATCGGTAATATCTGACCGTTCACAGCAATGCTCTGCAGGTTCACATTATAATGTGGcctgaaatatttttttgcagcATATTATCTGAATCAAGACGtgggtttatatattttgattttcctaACCCAAGATATACGAACTGCATATTATTTCCATAGAGTCAGCTACAAAATGTCTATTTCTGGATCATATGATTCCTACAAGCAGAATGATATAGCAGATATTGTAACAACTCTCGCATTTATATCTGTGTAAATGACTTTCATAATCATCAGTTAAACCCTGGATCTACCTCCTTGtcttatacaaaaataaatctagGAATCCTACCCTAACATTGAAGTCTGATTCATCATGATGTTAAGTACCCCAAAATCTACCTGTGCTTCTCTTTACGTAATATGATAAGAGTTTAAATGTATAATAGAAAGATTGAGAACTCACTGTGATGGAACAAGAGGAGTATAGACGGTATCTGGCCTCTTGATTTGACCTAGAACCATTATACCTCCACCGCTTTTATCTCCCTTCAGACAATGCGAGAATACTCGTGGCGCGAGTCCTTGCACAGCAAGCTGAGAAATTACTGATAAACTCCCTTGTCCTAACCCAAAGATGCCATCTACTGCTCTTCTAGGCCTCTGTAAATCTCCAGATTGTAAATTGCTACACCTGTTAGCAATATTGAAGACAAGCATCACatattttgaaagttgaaacagTACAGAAAAGATGATTTGGAAGTTAGATCATATTGTACTTCCTGGTAGATGTTAATTacttaaacataaaactaaTGAGTGTATTTGATAGGCAGAAATATTGTTTCTCATTTGGCCAACATTTTCTCCCCCCCGAAGATGCAGTCATTAGTTAAATTTAGAGAAGGCAATGCACCATACTAaagaaatcatcattatcGAAAGGGGATTCCAAATGCAAGATAAAACCTATGGgatatgtacatatatataaaccccACGTAAATACACAATTCTTTGCTGTTAGCTTACCCAAAAACAAAGGGAGCAGAGGAATTTATAGCCAAGGTACTGGTAATAACAGTATCAAAGGACATGAAATCTGAGATGTAGTAACCAGAAGTGCCACTTCCATCACCGTACTTAAACGAATAGGAACAGAGATTGTTGGGAGAACAGCCTGATTCTGTCTGGAAATTTGAGTAACATCTCCTGTCTGAACATGAAACTAATGAAGCTGAGGATGACACTCCAGGATCAAAGAAACTTAGTTGAATctgaaaatccaaaaaaaaaaaacacaaaatacaGGGAAAACAAGTGATCATTTAGACAAATCATAAAGCTAAAACCAAGACCATGaggaaaatgttttaaaagctAATATGCTATAGAGGAAAGTTAGCAAGAAACATACTTGGAGTTCGCTAGTCTTGGGGCAGCCATTGCAGGAAGTGCAGCTAACCCACAAAACATCACTTCCAGTGTCAATTTGAACATTAAATTCTCTTGGTGGTGTCCCAAGTTTAACCTTTGTGTAGTAAAGCCTGTAAATAACAGCAAGATTCTATAAATAGGAATGGGAACAAGAGTCAAATATCTCTAAATTCGTAATTGAACACATGATGAGACAACAGTCTAGAAggt
This sequence is a window from Arabidopsis thaliana chromosome 1 sequence. Protein-coding genes within it:
- a CDS encoding Eukaryotic aspartyl protease family protein codes for the protein MQILIPHLIKLITKMCKTLVLSSEYIIRTFQLAAFSLFPQEEKVRTPEMAVDSPAGVIIIAAVLLLAATTLACGSDAVLKLERLIPPNHELGLTELRAFDSARHGRLLQSPVGGVVNFPVDGASDPFLVGLYYTKVKLGTPPREFNVQIDTGSDVLWVSCTSCNGCPKTSELQIQLSFFDPGVSSSASLVSCSDRRCYSNFQTESGCSPNNLCSYSFKYGDGSGTSGYYISDFMSFDTVITSTLAINSSAPFVFGCSNLQSGDLQRPRRAVDGIFGLGQGSLSVISQLAVQGLAPRVFSHCLKGDKSGGGIMVLGQIKRPDTVYTPLVPSQPHYNVNLQSIAVNGQILPIDPSVFTIATGDGTIIDTGTTLAYLPDEAYSPFIQAVANAVSQYGRPITYESYQCFEITAGDVDVFPQVSLSFAGGASMVLGPRAYLQIFSSSGSSIWCIGFQRMSHRRITILGDLVLKDKVVVYDLVRQRIGWAEYDCSLEVNVSASRGGRSKDVINTGQWRESGSESFNRSYYLLQLVVFLVHLFARFL
- a CDS encoding Eukaryotic aspartyl protease family protein — translated: MCKTLVLSSEYIIRTFQLAAFSLFPQEEKVRTPEMAVDSPAGVIIIAAVLLLAATTLACGSDAVLKLERLIPPNHELGLTELRAFDSARHGRLLQSPVGGVVNFPVDGASDPFLVGLYYTKVKLGTPPREFNVQIDTGSDVLWVSCTSCNGCPKTSELQIQLSFFDPGVSSSASLVSCSDRRCYSNFQTESGCSPNNLCSYSFKYGDGSGTSGYYISDFMSFDTVITSTLAINSSAPFVFGCSNLQSGDLQRPRRAVDGIFGLGQGSLSVISQLAVQGLAPRVFSHCLKGDKSGGGIMVLGQIKRPDTVYTPLVPSQPHYNVNLQSIAVNGQILPIDPSVFTIATGDGTIIDTGTTLAYLPDEAYSPFIQAVANAVSQYGRPITYESYQCFEITAGDVDVFPQVSLSFAGGASMVLGPRAYLQIFSSSGSSIWCIGFQRMSHRRITILGDLVLKDKVVVYDLVRQRIGWAEYDCSLEVNVSASRGGRSKDVINTGQWRESGSESFNRSYYLLQLVVFLVHLFARFL
- a CDS encoding Eukaryotic aspartyl protease family protein (Eukaryotic aspartyl protease family protein; FUNCTIONS IN: aspartic-type endopeptidase activity; INVOLVED IN: proteolysis; LOCATED IN: anchored to membrane, plant-type cell wall; EXPRESSED IN: 22 plant structures; EXPRESSED DURING: 13 growth stages; CONTAINS InterPro DOMAIN/s: Peptidase aspartic (InterPro:IPR021109), Peptidase aspartic, catalytic (InterPro:IPR009007), Peptidase A1 (InterPro:IPR001461); BEST Arabidopsis thaliana protein match is: Eukaryotic aspartyl protease family protein (TAIR:AT5G22850.1); Has 5025 Blast hits to 5004 proteins in 412 species: Archae - 0; Bacteria - 0; Metazoa - 1724; Fungi - 965; Plants - 2068; Viruses - 0; Other Eukaryotes - 268 (source: NCBI BLink).), which codes for MAVDSPAGVIIIAAVLLLAATTLACGSDAVLKLERLIPPNHELGLTELRAFDSARHGRLLQSPVGGVVNFPVDGASDPFLVGLYYTKVKLGTPPREFNVQIDTGSDVLWVSCTSCNGCPKTSELQIQLSFFDPGVSSSASLVSCSDRRCYSNFQTESGCSPNNLCSYSFKYGDGSGTSGYYISDFMSFDTVITSTLAINSSAPFVFGCSNLQSGDLQRPRRAVDGIFGLGQGSLSVISQLAVQGLAPRVFSHCLKGDKSGGGIMVLGQIKRPDTVYTPLVPSQPHYNVNLQSIAVNGQILPIDPSVFTIATGDGTIIDTGTTLAYLPDEAYSPFIQAVANAVSQYGRPITYESYQCFEITAGDVDVFPQVSLSFAGGASMVLGPRAYLQIFSSSGSSIWCIGFQRMSHRRITILGDLVLKDKVVVYDLVRQRIGWAEYDCSLEVNVSASRGGRSKDVINTGQWRESGSESFNRSYYLLQLVVFLVHLFARFL
- a CDS encoding Eukaryotic aspartyl protease family protein — its product is MAVDSPAGVIIIAAVLLLAATTLACGSDAVLKLERLIPPNHELGLTELRAFDSARHGRLLQSPVGGVVNFPVDGASDPFLVGLYYTKVKLGTPPREFNVQIDTGSDVLWVSCTSCNGCPKTSELQIQLSFFDPGVSSSASLVSCSDRRCYSNFQTESGCSPNNLCSYSFKYGDGSGTSGYYISDFMSFDTVITSTLAINSSAPFVFGCSNLQSGDLQRPRRAVDGIFGLGQGSLSVISQLAVQGLAPRVFSHCLKGDKSGGGIMVLGQIKRPDTVYTPLVPSQPHYNVNLQSIAVNGQILPIDPSVFTIATGDGTIIDTGTTLAYLPDEAYSPFIQAVANAVSQYGRPITYESYQCFEITAGDVDVFPQVSLSFAGGASMVLGPRAYLQIFSSSGSSIWCIGFQRMSHRRITILGGNYSCLLTQSSETVTVQLFFSMSDCFADLVLKDKVVVYDLVRQRIGWAEYDCSLEVNVSASRGGRSKDVINTGQWRESGSESFNRSYYLLQLVVFLVHLFARFL